In Rhizobium gallicum bv. gallicum R602sp, the following proteins share a genomic window:
- a CDS encoding transporter substrate-binding domain-containing protein, whose product MKLLPLLLAGATIAISAITAQAEVRFGVMNESYPPFFAKDASGEWQGWEIDLMNAVCEQMKEKCSVVEVSWDGLIPALQSKKFDVIWSSMSNTAERSKVIDFTEKYYNTPSTLIGPKDQKPGATADDVKDKTLGIQVSTIQSEYYKKYFADVADEKTYQTLDEAFQDLAAGRIDYVFGDSLALDAFLKSDAGKDCCVKMGDVADDEAILGAGVSGGLRKEDSKLKAKLNAAIAAVRASGKYGEITKKYFAFDIYGTN is encoded by the coding sequence ATGAAACTGCTCCCCCTGCTGCTCGCCGGCGCCACGATTGCCATTTCTGCCATCACGGCTCAGGCTGAAGTCCGTTTTGGCGTCATGAACGAATCGTATCCTCCCTTTTTCGCCAAGGATGCCTCCGGTGAGTGGCAGGGCTGGGAAATCGACCTGATGAACGCCGTGTGCGAGCAGATGAAGGAGAAATGCTCAGTTGTCGAGGTCTCCTGGGATGGGCTCATTCCGGCGCTGCAGAGCAAGAAATTCGACGTCATCTGGTCGTCGATGTCAAACACTGCAGAGCGATCGAAGGTCATTGACTTCACCGAGAAGTATTACAACACGCCGAGCACTTTGATCGGCCCAAAAGACCAGAAGCCCGGCGCGACGGCCGATGACGTGAAGGACAAAACTCTCGGCATTCAGGTCTCAACCATCCAATCGGAATACTATAAGAAGTATTTCGCCGATGTCGCTGACGAGAAGACCTATCAGACCCTGGACGAGGCATTCCAGGATCTTGCCGCCGGCCGCATCGACTATGTGTTCGGGGATTCGCTTGCCCTTGATGCATTCCTGAAAAGTGACGCCGGCAAGGATTGCTGCGTCAAGATGGGTGACGTCGCCGACGACGAGGCGATTCTCGGAGCTGGCGTTTCCGGCGGCCTGCGAAAGGAAGATTCTAAGCTCAAGGCAAAGCTGAATGCTGCGATCGCCGCCGTGCGCGCCAGCGGCAAGTACGGTGAAATCACCAAGAAATATTTCGCCTTCGACATCTACGGTACGAACTGA
- a CDS encoding homocysteine S-methyltransferase family protein, which produces MSRLRILDGGMSRELLRLGAELKQPEWSALALVNSPEIVQKVHEEFIAAGSDVVTTNSYALVPFHIGEERFQKEGAALTALSGQLARKAADAVKDRKVLVAGSLPPIFGSYEPQNFDPLRVQDYLKVLVEQLSPFVDLWLGETLSLIAEGEAVRTAVSANGKPFWISFTLADDEVQVKGGEPKLRSGERVDDAANWAASSGAQALLFNCSKPEVMRAAVETASRAFKTRGSTVEIGVYANAFEGEQNDSGANEGLHTTRNDLNDDGYMRFACSWAEAGATIIGGCCGIGAEHIHRLKQTMTE; this is translated from the coding sequence ATGAGCAGACTGCGCATTCTCGACGGCGGCATGAGCCGCGAACTCCTGCGCCTCGGTGCCGAATTGAAGCAGCCGGAATGGTCGGCACTGGCGCTGGTCAATTCGCCAGAAATTGTCCAAAAGGTCCACGAGGAATTCATCGCCGCCGGCTCGGACGTCGTCACCACCAACAGCTATGCGCTGGTGCCTTTCCACATCGGCGAAGAGCGGTTTCAGAAGGAAGGGGCGGCGCTAACCGCGCTCTCGGGCCAGTTGGCACGCAAAGCCGCCGATGCCGTCAAGGATCGGAAAGTCCTGGTTGCTGGTTCGCTGCCGCCAATCTTCGGTTCCTACGAACCTCAGAACTTTGATCCTTTGCGGGTCCAGGACTATCTCAAGGTGCTAGTTGAACAGCTCAGCCCCTTTGTGGACCTGTGGCTCGGGGAAACCCTCAGCCTGATCGCCGAGGGCGAGGCAGTGCGCACTGCAGTTTCCGCAAACGGGAAGCCATTCTGGATCTCGTTTACGCTGGCCGATGACGAGGTACAAGTCAAAGGAGGTGAACCGAAGCTGCGTTCCGGCGAGCGGGTCGACGATGCGGCGAATTGGGCAGCCTCGTCTGGCGCGCAGGCGCTCTTGTTCAACTGCAGCAAGCCAGAAGTCATGCGGGCGGCGGTTGAAACAGCATCTCGTGCGTTCAAGACTAGAGGCTCCACGGTAGAGATCGGTGTCTATGCCAATGCCTTCGAAGGGGAGCAAAATGATTCCGGCGCAAATGAAGGCCTCCATACTACCCGCAACGATCTGAACGATGATGGCTATATGCGCTTTGCCTGCTCCTGGGCGGAGGCCGGTGCAACAATAATCGGCGGTTGTTGCGGCATTGGTGCCGAGCATATCCATCGCCTTAAGCAGACCATGACGGAGTGA
- a CDS encoding ABC transporter permease codes for MTFSWIASYWSLLLAGAAQTVLLLVISVVFGFILAIGLAFAQVSGGPVTQYLARGYCTFLRGTPLLIQLWLFYYGVGSLLPMIPGLRQSLFWPILREGFFFAAVSFTLNYAAYEAEVLRGALLAVPKGELEAGRAFGMRPFTLIRRIWLPRAIRIALPTIGSEIVMQLKATPLAFTVTVMDLYAVASKVRQDTLLVYEPLIVVTVFYLILTAIIARAFRLLEAQVPSRR; via the coding sequence ATGACCTTCTCGTGGATAGCCTCCTATTGGTCGCTTCTATTGGCGGGCGCCGCGCAGACGGTGCTGCTGCTGGTGATCTCGGTCGTCTTCGGATTCATCCTGGCGATCGGCCTCGCCTTCGCGCAGGTGAGCGGCGGCCCGGTGACGCAATATCTCGCTCGCGGCTACTGCACCTTCCTGCGCGGCACGCCGCTGCTAATCCAGCTCTGGCTTTTTTATTACGGCGTCGGTTCGCTGCTGCCAATGATCCCAGGCCTGCGCCAGAGCCTGTTCTGGCCCATCCTGCGTGAGGGCTTCTTCTTCGCAGCCGTGAGCTTTACGCTAAACTATGCCGCCTACGAGGCGGAAGTGCTGCGCGGCGCGCTGCTCGCAGTGCCCAAGGGCGAGTTGGAAGCGGGCCGAGCCTTCGGCATGCGTCCTTTCACCCTGATCCGGCGCATATGGCTGCCCCGGGCCATTCGCATCGCATTGCCGACAATCGGCAGCGAAATCGTCATGCAGCTCAAAGCGACACCGCTCGCATTTACCGTCACAGTGATGGATCTATACGCGGTGGCGAGCAAGGTGCGCCAGGACACGCTGCTCGTTTATGAGCCGCTGATCGTCGTTACTGTCTTCTATCTCATTCTCACGGCAATCATCGCTCGTGCCTTCCGCCTCCTCGAGGCGCAGGTGCCATCGCGACGCTAA
- a CDS encoding peroxidase family protein, with amino-acid sequence MRVGTAIEPGPLPDMLDQHRDLPRYGQVQSSVREAALRLAQAAMTPEVFQKFSDTLPQRAIIGDNRNDENLVVAQFHLSFLRFHNKAIDYLASHDTGWIADFSSAQALTRLHYQWLIVDGYLQGVCDPAVVDRIVNDRASHFFKFRAEFDARRQNTRLGNALPLEFSAAAYRFGHSMVRAFYDYNKNFGRPGTGFLPRATLRLLFEFTGGGGRLDDEKKLPKNWIIDWARFTGVDPHDGSDGEPARLARKIDTELAPPLHTMFKEGEDQDDQQLKALFKNLARRNLRRGYNLRLPTGQALHKHLKQIGAVESSPIQDVSALFTTKPDLQNFLASTASRFHERTPLWFYILAEAEAAGGNRLGEVGSCLVALTFVGVLLADPDSALSRGFTPDQSPLKMPDNAPIDSIAKWMQFAAVMQ; translated from the coding sequence ATGCGTGTCGGAACAGCGATCGAACCGGGGCCGTTGCCCGACATGCTCGACCAACATCGAGACCTGCCTCGGTATGGCCAGGTCCAGTCGTCTGTCCGGGAAGCGGCTTTACGTCTGGCTCAGGCGGCGATGACTCCTGAGGTGTTTCAGAAATTCTCTGATACGCTGCCCCAGCGCGCAATAATCGGCGATAATCGTAACGACGAAAATCTCGTCGTTGCGCAGTTCCATCTGAGCTTTCTTCGGTTCCACAACAAGGCCATCGACTACCTTGCGTCGCACGACACGGGCTGGATCGCCGATTTCAGCTCAGCGCAGGCTCTAACCAGACTCCATTATCAGTGGCTGATCGTTGATGGATATCTCCAGGGCGTGTGCGACCCGGCTGTGGTAGACCGCATCGTCAACGATCGGGCATCTCATTTCTTCAAGTTCAGAGCCGAATTCGATGCCCGAAGGCAGAATACCCGACTTGGAAATGCCTTGCCGTTAGAATTCTCCGCGGCGGCTTATCGGTTCGGTCATTCCATGGTCAGAGCCTTTTATGACTACAACAAGAACTTTGGGCGGCCGGGCACTGGTTTTCTACCGCGCGCCACCTTGCGGTTACTTTTCGAATTCACCGGCGGCGGCGGCAGGCTGGATGACGAGAAGAAGCTGCCCAAGAACTGGATAATCGACTGGGCGCGCTTTACAGGGGTCGATCCCCACGACGGGAGCGACGGCGAGCCGGCCCGTCTTGCCAGAAAGATCGACACGGAACTCGCTCCGCCATTGCATACGATGTTCAAGGAAGGCGAAGACCAGGACGACCAACAGCTCAAGGCGTTGTTCAAGAACCTGGCAAGGCGGAACCTTCGTCGAGGCTACAATCTCCGGCTCCCGACGGGCCAGGCACTACACAAGCATCTCAAACAAATCGGCGCAGTGGAGTCCTCGCCGATCCAAGATGTCTCAGCCCTGTTTACCACGAAGCCCGATTTGCAGAACTTCCTCGCCAGCACCGCGTCGCGCTTTCACGAACGCACACCGCTCTGGTTCTACATTCTGGCCGAAGCCGAGGCTGCAGGTGGAAACCGATTGGGCGAAGTTGGGAGCTGTCTCGTAGCCTTGACATTCGTGGGCGTGCTGCTTGCCGATCCCGACTCGGCCCTTTCGCGCGGGTTCACGCCCGATCAGAGCCCTCTCAAGATGCCGGACAACGCACCGATCGACTCGATCGCCAAGTGGATGCAGTTCGCCGCGGTTATGCAGTAG
- a CDS encoding sugar ABC transporter ATP-binding protein, with protein sequence MAEPVLSIHGVTKHFGAVKALTDVDFTLERGEVHALCGENGAGKSTLMNIIAGVLQPSEGEIRVDGKVVRISSPAAAQSLGIGLVHQEIALCPDATVAENMFMAATNRRRAPFMNYRALERDAQAVMDRLAAIDVRRKVADLPISSQQLVEIAKALTLDCRVLILDEPTAALTETETRQLFAIIRDLKANGISIIYISHRMAEIFSLCDCVTVFRDGRYVCTDHIADITPDDVVRRMVGREITQLYPDKLGADDASGEPILEADNIGDGARFHDVSFDLRKGEILGIGGLIGSGRTEIAEGICGLRSRSAGTVRLHGKAQSIRAYSDAVKAGIVYLSEDRKGSGVFLEMSIAQNISVLDLKSLTNPIGLLNRRAEAALAENFARRLAVRMGGIEAPVKSLSGGNQQKVALAKQLAVRPKVILMDEPTRGIDVGAKTEIHRLLRELARSGIGIIVISSEMPELLGLCDRVLVVREGRIAGELGVDEMTEEAVIRLASGVGTAKAASHAA encoded by the coding sequence ATGGCAGAGCCGGTACTCAGCATTCATGGCGTGACCAAGCATTTCGGGGCGGTGAAGGCGTTGACAGACGTCGATTTCACGCTGGAGCGTGGCGAAGTCCATGCGCTCTGCGGCGAGAACGGCGCCGGCAAATCGACGCTGATGAACATTATCGCCGGCGTGCTGCAGCCGAGCGAAGGTGAAATCCGCGTAGACGGCAAGGTCGTGCGCATATCGTCCCCTGCCGCCGCCCAATCGCTCGGCATCGGGCTCGTGCATCAGGAAATCGCGCTCTGCCCGGATGCGACCGTGGCTGAAAACATGTTCATGGCGGCGACCAACCGCCGCCGTGCCCCCTTCATGAACTATCGCGCGCTGGAGCGCGATGCACAGGCCGTCATGGATCGTCTCGCCGCGATCGACGTCCGCCGCAAGGTCGCGGACCTGCCGATTTCCAGCCAGCAACTCGTCGAGATCGCCAAGGCTCTGACGCTCGACTGCCGCGTGCTGATCCTGGACGAGCCTACCGCGGCGCTGACCGAGACCGAGACGCGGCAGCTTTTTGCAATCATCCGCGACCTTAAGGCGAACGGCATTTCGATCATCTATATCAGCCATCGCATGGCAGAGATTTTCAGCCTGTGCGACTGCGTTACCGTGTTTCGCGACGGCCGCTACGTGTGTACCGACCACATCGCCGACATCACGCCAGACGACGTGGTGCGCCGCATGGTAGGGCGCGAGATCACGCAGCTCTATCCGGACAAGCTCGGTGCGGACGACGCGTCCGGGGAGCCGATCCTCGAGGCCGACAATATTGGTGACGGCGCGCGGTTCCATGATGTGAGTTTCGACCTACGCAAGGGCGAGATCCTCGGGATCGGCGGCCTCATCGGCTCCGGCCGCACGGAAATCGCCGAAGGCATCTGCGGGCTCAGATCGCGCTCGGCGGGCACGGTGCGCCTGCATGGCAAGGCGCAGTCGATCCGCGCCTATTCCGATGCCGTGAAGGCCGGCATCGTCTATCTCTCCGAGGACCGCAAGGGGTCAGGCGTGTTTTTGGAAATGTCCATCGCACAGAACATCTCGGTACTGGACCTTAAGTCATTGACCAATCCGATCGGTCTGCTGAACCGTCGCGCGGAAGCCGCCCTGGCAGAGAATTTCGCGCGTCGGCTTGCGGTGCGCATGGGCGGCATTGAGGCGCCGGTCAAATCGCTCTCCGGCGGCAATCAGCAGAAGGTTGCGCTCGCCAAGCAGCTTGCGGTGAGGCCAAAGGTCATCCTGATGGACGAACCGACGCGCGGCATCGATGTCGGCGCGAAAACCGAAATCCACCGGCTGCTACGCGAGCTTGCGCGGTCGGGCATCGGCATCATCGTTATCTCATCGGAAATGCCGGAACTCCTCGGGCTATGTGACCGTGTGCTTGTCGTCCGGGAGGGGCGCATCGCCGGCGAGCTAGGCGTCGACGAGATGACGGAGGAGGCCGTGATCCGCCTCGCTTCGGGGGTGGGCACGGCAAAGGCGGCAAGCCATGCCGCGTGA
- a CDS encoding DUF2934 domain-containing protein, with amino-acid sequence MAGEQNGARSQSVDEYGRRHGPIHEDEVRRRAHAIWEREGRPEGRQEDHWIQAKGEIEREAGEIEGDDLPSLDALREAAREHTDAFLIATDLEDADQREAAPGTREQP; translated from the coding sequence ATGGCAGGAGAGCAAAATGGCGCTCGATCCCAGAGCGTTGATGAATATGGAAGACGGCATGGCCCCATCCACGAAGACGAAGTGCGGAGACGAGCTCATGCCATTTGGGAGCGAGAAGGACGACCTGAAGGGCGTCAGGAAGATCACTGGATCCAGGCGAAGGGGGAGATCGAACGGGAAGCCGGTGAAATCGAAGGCGACGACCTTCCAAGCTTGGACGCCCTGAGAGAAGCCGCACGCGAGCATACCGACGCGTTCCTGATTGCGACCGACCTTGAAGATGCCGATCAGCGCGAGGCCGCGCCCGGCACCCGTGAGCAACCCTGA
- a CDS encoding ABC transporter ATP-binding protein yields the protein MTKPSIQALRVDDLHKSYGPHEVLKGISTTARKGDVISIIGSSGSGKSTFLRCINLLEIPDRGRIVVNGEEIALKRARSGQMQPVNWRQIERLRTGLGMVFQTFNLWAHRTVLENIIEAPVQVMGYARREAIEKADALLNKVGLYEKRDAYPAFLSGGQQQRAAIARALCVDPAVMLFDEPTSALDPELVGEVLKVIRELAEEGRTMLIVTHEMRFARDVSSHVLFLHQGLIEEEGSPRQIFDAPLSARCREFTGVLAHH from the coding sequence ATGACAAAACCGTCTATCCAGGCCCTTCGTGTGGATGATCTTCACAAGAGCTATGGCCCACATGAAGTCCTCAAGGGCATTTCGACAACGGCGCGTAAAGGCGACGTGATTTCGATCATCGGTTCGTCGGGCTCCGGGAAGAGTACATTTCTGCGCTGCATCAATTTGCTGGAGATCCCCGATCGGGGCCGCATTGTCGTGAACGGCGAGGAAATCGCTTTGAAACGCGCCCGCAGCGGGCAGATGCAGCCGGTGAACTGGCGGCAGATCGAGCGGTTGCGCACGGGCCTCGGCATGGTTTTCCAGACCTTCAACCTCTGGGCACATCGAACGGTTCTTGAGAACATCATCGAAGCACCAGTCCAGGTCATGGGATATGCTCGCCGCGAGGCCATCGAGAAGGCGGACGCTCTCCTCAATAAGGTTGGGCTCTACGAAAAGCGCGACGCATACCCCGCCTTTCTTTCCGGCGGCCAGCAGCAACGGGCGGCCATTGCCCGGGCGCTTTGTGTCGATCCGGCCGTCATGCTGTTCGACGAGCCGACCTCGGCGCTCGATCCCGAGCTGGTCGGAGAGGTGCTCAAGGTGATCCGCGAGCTCGCGGAGGAGGGCCGCACAATGCTGATCGTCACCCATGAGATGCGCTTTGCCCGCGACGTCTCAAGCCACGTTCTCTTCCTGCATCAGGGCCTGATCGAGGAGGAGGGATCGCCTCGGCAGATCTTCGACGCCCCACTCAGTGCCCGTTGCCGAGAATTTACCGGCGTGCTCGCCCATCATTGA
- a CDS encoding substrate-binding domain-containing protein, translating to MRTFFSTTAMAVLASTLFAGSTAAETENPFRCKPGEKYVMNVMVSGVEYWFPVYEMFKQAGQQLGCETEYTGTPEYDVNKQIATFDQALAQNPAGILVHPMNSDPFIEPINRAVDRGTAVVTFAADSPLSKRVSFITSDNTREGTYAADAIAEKMGGKGEYAVLENPGQDNHDKRIAAFIARMEEKWPDMKLVGRAASNQDPTKAYQGLSSLIQANPNLGAVFMPEANSAIGAAQANKESGGKVLVMCADVNANILDMIKAGEVFGSINPNQGMQGYMGFMLLWFAEHPELIDPMNDAKRSGFNPMSIPVVDNGLSIVTAKNADDFYWDKYLKRRGTKGIEE from the coding sequence TTGCGCACTTTTTTCAGCACGACCGCGATGGCGGTCCTTGCGTCGACGCTCTTTGCCGGTTCCACGGCTGCCGAAACGGAGAACCCGTTCCGCTGCAAGCCGGGCGAAAAATACGTCATGAACGTCATGGTGTCGGGCGTGGAATACTGGTTCCCTGTCTATGAAATGTTCAAGCAGGCCGGCCAGCAGCTCGGCTGTGAGACGGAATATACCGGCACGCCGGAATATGACGTCAACAAGCAGATCGCCACATTCGACCAGGCGTTGGCACAGAACCCGGCCGGCATTCTCGTTCATCCGATGAATTCCGATCCCTTCATTGAGCCAATCAACCGCGCGGTCGACCGAGGTACGGCGGTCGTCACGTTTGCGGCCGACTCGCCGCTTTCCAAGCGCGTCTCCTTCATCACCTCGGACAACACCCGCGAGGGCACCTATGCCGCCGACGCGATCGCCGAGAAGATGGGCGGCAAGGGTGAATATGCGGTTCTCGAAAATCCGGGCCAGGACAACCACGACAAGCGCATCGCCGCCTTCATAGCCCGTATGGAAGAGAAGTGGCCGGACATGAAGCTCGTCGGCCGCGCTGCTTCCAACCAGGACCCGACCAAGGCTTATCAGGGGCTTTCGAGCCTTATCCAGGCCAATCCGAATCTCGGCGCGGTCTTCATGCCCGAAGCCAACTCGGCGATCGGCGCCGCACAGGCAAACAAGGAAAGCGGGGGCAAGGTCCTCGTCATGTGCGCAGATGTCAACGCCAACATCCTCGATATGATCAAGGCCGGTGAAGTCTTCGGCTCGATCAATCCGAACCAGGGCATGCAGGGCTATATGGGCTTCATGCTGCTGTGGTTCGCAGAGCATCCGGAACTGATCGACCCGATGAACGACGCCAAGCGCTCCGGATTCAACCCAATGAGCATCCCGGTCGTCGATAACGGCCTGTCGATTGTGACGGCGAAAAACGCCGACGATTTCTACTGGGACAAGTACCTGAAGCGTCGCGGCACGAAGGGTATCGAGGAATGA
- a CDS encoding ABC transporter permease: MATEPRGILDLLSPYPPGWGGTLLVGAASTIAISAGAFLIGILLGTGGALGKLSGNRPLGLLLNVYTTAIRAIPELILIVGLYYAGMDGLNRLLAGLNLPAIEVNGFVVAVAVLGFVQGAYMTEVLRGAILAIPVGQIDAAKAFGMGPMLRFRRVILPALLPNALPGLANLWMSVTKDSALVAVVGYQELALATRLAGASTKHYFIFFLASALLYLALTLVSNIAFNLIERHVRRGQPKPA; encoded by the coding sequence ATGGCAACCGAACCACGAGGCATATTAGACCTGCTCTCCCCCTATCCGCCCGGATGGGGCGGAACCCTACTTGTCGGTGCCGCCTCCACGATCGCCATCTCCGCCGGCGCTTTCCTGATCGGCATTCTGCTCGGGACGGGAGGCGCGCTTGGCAAGCTTTCCGGCAACAGGCCGCTCGGCTTGCTGCTCAATGTCTATACGACGGCTATCCGTGCCATTCCGGAACTGATTTTGATCGTCGGGCTCTATTATGCGGGAATGGACGGCCTCAACCGGCTTTTGGCCGGGCTCAATCTGCCTGCGATCGAAGTGAACGGCTTCGTCGTCGCCGTCGCAGTGCTCGGCTTCGTGCAGGGTGCCTATATGACGGAAGTGCTGCGCGGCGCGATCCTCGCCATCCCCGTTGGTCAGATCGACGCGGCGAAGGCCTTCGGCATGGGGCCGATGCTGCGTTTCCGCCGAGTCATCCTGCCGGCATTATTGCCAAACGCCCTTCCGGGCCTTGCCAATCTGTGGATGTCGGTCACCAAGGACAGCGCGCTCGTTGCCGTCGTCGGCTATCAGGAACTGGCGCTCGCCACTCGCCTGGCTGGCGCGAGCACCAAGCATTATTTCATCTTCTTCCTGGCATCTGCCCTTCTCTATCTCGCTCTCACGCTCGTTTCCAATATCGCCTTCAACCTGATCGAGCGCCATGTGCGGCGCGGACAGCCGAAGCCTGCCTAA
- a CDS encoding L,D-transpeptidase family protein, which yields MKTVLSMSLLAVVFTVGGVGAQELRREAIDSASIASIAAERPTKAPADPDPAVVRLQVLLDRAGSSPGVIDGFYGENVRKAVAGFETMNSLVVDGKPDPEVVARLEGNAPIVESYVVSAEDATGLVDRIPEDYDEKAKMQSLGYTSVAEKLSERFHMDVGLMQALNPFSRFAPGDTVWVVTPGPPQEGKVERIEANKQTGQILAYAENGSLLAVYPATIGSEDNPAPSGKHKVKGVARMPAYRYDPRLNFRQGKNNKVLTIPKGPNGPVGSVWIDLTEPTYGIHGTPEPKLIDKVGSHGCVRLTNWDAEELAGMVKPGVMVEFVNQGPAALK from the coding sequence ATGAAAACAGTCCTGTCGATGTCGCTGCTCGCCGTGGTCTTCACCGTTGGTGGTGTTGGCGCGCAGGAACTTCGGCGCGAAGCCATCGATTCCGCTTCCATTGCTTCCATCGCTGCAGAAAGGCCGACCAAGGCGCCCGCCGATCCAGATCCAGCGGTCGTGCGTCTTCAGGTCCTGCTCGACCGCGCGGGCTCGTCTCCAGGTGTGATCGACGGTTTCTACGGCGAGAATGTTCGCAAAGCCGTGGCAGGATTCGAAACGATGAACAGCCTTGTCGTCGATGGGAAGCCGGATCCGGAGGTGGTCGCCCGCTTGGAAGGCAATGCGCCCATCGTTGAGAGCTACGTCGTCTCGGCAGAGGATGCCACGGGTCTCGTCGACAGGATCCCTGAAGACTACGACGAGAAGGCGAAGATGCAGAGCCTTGGATATACCAGCGTTGCCGAGAAGCTTTCCGAGCGGTTCCACATGGACGTCGGCCTTATGCAAGCGCTTAATCCCTTTTCGCGGTTCGCTCCAGGTGACACGGTTTGGGTCGTGACACCCGGCCCTCCGCAAGAAGGAAAGGTCGAGAGGATCGAGGCCAACAAGCAGACAGGGCAGATCCTGGCCTATGCCGAAAACGGATCGCTGCTTGCAGTCTATCCTGCGACGATCGGAAGCGAAGACAATCCGGCCCCGTCGGGCAAGCACAAGGTGAAAGGCGTCGCGAGGATGCCAGCGTACAGGTACGACCCAAGGCTCAACTTCCGGCAGGGGAAGAATAACAAGGTTTTGACGATACCAAAGGGGCCGAACGGTCCGGTCGGCAGCGTCTGGATCGACCTGACCGAGCCGACTTACGGAATCCATGGGACGCCTGAACCAAAACTCATCGACAAGGTTGGATCGCACGGTTGCGTGCGCCTGACGAACTGGGACGCCGAAGAGCTGGCCGGAATGGTCAAGCCAGGAGTCATGGTGGAATTCGTCAATCAAGGTCCGGCCGCTCTTAAGTGA
- a CDS encoding alpha-hydroxy acid oxidase yields the protein MNVKNCHNFHDFRQLAKRRLPGPIFNYIDGAADDEVTYRRNTTSFGDCDLVPSVLRGVSDVDMSVTIMGQRLAMPVYCSPTALQRLFHHQGERAVAAAAAKYGTMFGVSSLGTISLEEARQISDGPQVYQFYFHKDRGLNREMMARSKQAGVNVMMLTVDSITGGNRERDKRTGFSIPFKLNLAGLTQFAVRPAWAINYLMHERFRLPQLDSHVDMSGGAMSISRYFTEMLDPAMSWADVAEMVQHWDGQFCLKGIMSVQDAQRAAEIGCTGIVISNHGGRQLDGSRSAFDQLAEIVDAVGHKIDVMMDGGVQRGTHVLKALSLGAKAVGLGRYYLFPLAAAGQAGVERALDLMRSEIARDMTLMGCTSVDQLTRQNLRFRQNAPY from the coding sequence ATGAATGTGAAGAACTGCCACAATTTCCATGATTTCCGCCAATTGGCCAAGCGGCGCCTCCCCGGGCCGATCTTCAATTATATCGACGGTGCGGCTGACGACGAAGTCACCTATCGTCGCAACACGACATCCTTCGGTGACTGCGACCTGGTGCCCAGCGTATTGCGCGGCGTGAGCGATGTAGACATGTCGGTGACGATCATGGGCCAAAGACTAGCGATGCCAGTCTATTGCTCGCCGACGGCGCTGCAGCGGCTGTTTCATCATCAAGGCGAGAGGGCGGTGGCTGCAGCAGCAGCCAAATACGGCACTATGTTCGGGGTGTCGTCACTGGGAACTATCAGTTTAGAAGAAGCACGTCAGATCAGCGACGGGCCACAAGTCTATCAGTTCTATTTCCACAAGGACCGTGGCCTGAATCGGGAGATGATGGCACGCTCCAAGCAGGCGGGCGTAAACGTGATGATGCTGACGGTCGACAGCATCACCGGCGGCAATCGCGAACGCGACAAGCGCACGGGCTTTTCGATTCCGTTCAAACTGAACCTTGCCGGCCTCACCCAGTTCGCGGTCAGGCCGGCTTGGGCAATCAACTATCTCATGCATGAACGCTTTCGTCTGCCGCAACTCGACAGCCACGTCGACATGAGCGGCGGCGCCATGTCGATAAGCCGCTATTTCACCGAAATGCTGGATCCTGCGATGTCATGGGCCGATGTCGCCGAAATGGTGCAGCATTGGGACGGACAGTTCTGCTTGAAAGGCATCATGTCGGTTCAGGATGCTCAGCGAGCAGCGGAGATAGGATGTACCGGCATCGTGATCTCCAACCATGGCGGCCGCCAGCTGGACGGCTCGCGCAGCGCATTCGACCAACTCGCCGAAATCGTCGACGCGGTCGGCCACAAGATCGACGTGATGATGGATGGCGGCGTTCAGCGTGGCACCCATGTGCTCAAAGCCTTGTCATTGGGCGCGAAAGCTGTCGGCCTAGGTCGATACTACCTATTTCCGCTCGCCGCCGCGGGCCAAGCGGGCGTCGAACGCGCGCTGGATTTGATGCGTAGCGAAATCGCGCGCGATATGACGCTTATGGGATGCACCTCCGTCGATCAGCTCACAAGACAGAACCTGCGCTTCCGTCAAAACGCCCCATATTAA
- a CDS encoding DUF1127 domain-containing protein, producing the protein MNVARSFNNWRKFRQTVSELGRMSSRELQDLGIDRADIRSIARASIAR; encoded by the coding sequence ATGAACGTGGCACGCTCTTTCAACAACTGGCGCAAGTTCCGCCAGACCGTTTCCGAACTTGGCCGGATGTCCAGCCGTGAATTGCAGGATCTCGGCATCGACCGCGCCGATATCCGTAGCATCGCCCGGGCATCGATCGCTCGCTGA